One stretch of Coleofasciculaceae cyanobacterium DNA includes these proteins:
- a CDS encoding DUF3455 domain-containing protein: MQKFSWINISVIASVISLGLCSVARGNLNDNPQVTKNLQVPTGQQLILKAEAQGAQIYTCNQDTNPGSQFEWTLKAPDAKLFNSQGEVLGTHYAGPTWEANDGSKITAGIKAEEIVSNDSIPWFLLQIESAQGNGRLASVKWIQRLHTTGGVMPKESCDRDRQNTEIAVPYTADYYFYRPTTQ, from the coding sequence ATGCAGAAATTTTCATGGATAAATATTAGCGTCATTGCCTCTGTAATTAGCCTAGGGCTATGCAGTGTCGCTCGTGGTAACCTTAACGACAATCCTCAAGTAACCAAAAATTTGCAAGTGCCAACTGGGCAACAACTCATACTTAAAGCTGAGGCTCAAGGAGCGCAAATTTATACTTGCAATCAGGATACAAACCCAGGATCGCAGTTTGAGTGGACTTTAAAAGCTCCTGATGCCAAGCTATTTAATTCTCAGGGCGAAGTTTTGGGAACGCATTACGCTGGCCCAACCTGGGAAGCAAACGATGGTAGTAAAATCACCGCAGGTATAAAAGCTGAGGAGATTGTCTCAAATGACTCAATTCCTTGGTTTTTGCTGCAAATAGAATCTGCTCAAGGTAATGGCAGATTGGCAAGCGTAAAATGGATTCAGCGTTTGCATACAACTGGTGGTGTAATGCCTAAAGAAAGTTGCGATCGCGATCGTCAAAATACGGAAATTGCCGTGCCTTACACCGCCGATTATTACTTCTACCGTCCCACTACTCAATGA